A section of the Paenibacillus aurantius genome encodes:
- a CDS encoding AraC family transcriptional regulator — MEEAMLRYQEMTDSLCVEYIKRHGRYSMAANHFHPTYEVYYLLKGERIYFIRDSSYAVQPGDLVFLPRDALHKTIHSGIPSHERMVIYFDERFLYEAGGQDAQLLLSPFRHRQPVLRLPEEQKKEAEKLVLRLLEEIGRREPGYDLSVRNIVTDLLLLSGRFLLRNEPPETAYATPMHKKISEVIRYLNSHYAEPVTLAKLSETFFVSPYYLSRSFKEVSGFALTDYLNLTRIKEAQRLLRSTRLPVTEIAARVGFESFSHFGKMFKKLSRMSARTYRKQASAQPGTDPYLQGGDDLDKMDTGTLL, encoded by the coding sequence ATGGAAGAAGCGATGCTGCGTTACCAGGAAATGACCGATTCCCTGTGCGTGGAATATATCAAGCGGCACGGCCGGTACAGCATGGCGGCCAATCATTTTCATCCTACTTATGAGGTATATTACCTGCTGAAGGGGGAGCGCATTTACTTCATCCGGGACTCCTCCTACGCGGTCCAACCCGGGGATCTGGTCTTTCTGCCGAGAGATGCCCTCCACAAGACGATCCATTCCGGCATTCCGTCTCACGAAAGGATGGTGATTTATTTCGATGAGCGGTTCTTATACGAGGCAGGGGGGCAGGACGCGCAGCTTCTGCTAAGTCCTTTCCGGCACCGCCAGCCCGTTCTGCGCCTTCCCGAGGAACAGAAGAAGGAAGCGGAAAAGCTCGTGCTCCGTCTCTTGGAGGAGATCGGAAGGCGCGAGCCCGGTTACGACCTCTCGGTGCGGAACATCGTGACGGATCTTCTTCTTCTCTCGGGACGCTTCCTGCTGCGGAATGAGCCGCCTGAAACGGCTTATGCCACTCCCATGCACAAGAAAATATCGGAGGTGATCCGCTACCTCAACAGCCATTATGCGGAGCCGGTCACCTTGGCGAAGCTGTCGGAAACGTTCTTCGTCAGCCCTTATTACTTAAGCAGAAGCTTCAAGGAGGTCAGCGGCTTCGCTTTAACCGATTATTTGAATCTGACCCGGATTAAGGAGGCCCAAAGGCTTCTTCGCAGCACCCGTCTTCCGGTGACGGAAATAGCGGCCCGCGTCGGCTTTGAAAGCTTCTCCCATTTCGGCAAAATGTTCAAAAAATTATCCCGCATGTCCGCCCGGACCTACCGGAAGCAGGCATCCGCCCAGCCGGGGACGGACCCCTATTTGCAAGGCGGAGATGACCTTGATAAGATGGATACCGGTACTTTGTTGTAA
- a CDS encoding Gfo/Idh/MocA family oxidoreductase, whose translation MSTKKYVLVGSGGRAEFFYSAIATTYRETSELLAFCDINQTRMDYANRKLTEKYDYPAVRTYPASEFDRMIETEKPDAVIVTSVDRTHHTYIIRALELGCDVITEKPMTVDEEKCQEILDAVDRTGKKVRVTFNYRYAPHHTKARELIEDGVIGQVTSVHFEWLLNTKHGADYFRRWHRDKRNSGGLLVHKSTHHFDLVNFWIGSQPETVFAFGDLLFYGRENAELRGETKFYDRATGNPNAKDDPFALHLDQNENLKAMYLDAEHEDGYRRDQSVFGDGINIEDTMGVMVRYKNKAILTYSLNAYMPWEGYRIAFNGTKGRIEMSIVEQSYVNSGGEKALEGALKGKAMRVFPMFGAPYEVEVEEGKGGHGGGDPVLLNDIFGTPLEDRFHRAADHIDGARSILTGIAANRAIRTGLPVQIKDLVKFH comes from the coding sequence ATGTCTACCAAAAAATACGTATTGGTCGGATCCGGCGGCCGTGCTGAATTTTTCTATTCCGCCATCGCCACGACTTACCGCGAAACCTCGGAGCTCTTGGCTTTTTGCGACATCAACCAAACCCGCATGGACTATGCCAACCGCAAGCTGACGGAGAAATACGACTATCCGGCCGTCCGCACCTACCCGGCCAGTGAATTCGACCGCATGATCGAGACCGAGAAGCCCGATGCCGTCATCGTGACGAGCGTAGACCGCACGCATCATACGTACATCATCCGGGCGCTGGAGCTCGGCTGTGACGTTATTACCGAGAAGCCCATGACGGTGGACGAAGAGAAATGCCAGGAAATTCTCGATGCCGTGGACCGCACCGGCAAAAAAGTGCGCGTCACGTTCAACTACCGGTACGCCCCGCATCATACGAAAGCCCGTGAGCTGATTGAAGACGGCGTGATCGGCCAAGTGACGTCCGTCCATTTCGAGTGGCTGCTCAATACGAAGCACGGAGCCGATTATTTCCGCCGCTGGCATCGCGACAAGAGGAACAGCGGAGGACTGCTCGTTCACAAATCCACACATCATTTCGACCTGGTTAATTTCTGGATCGGCTCCCAGCCGGAAACCGTCTTCGCCTTCGGAGACCTCCTCTTCTATGGAAGAGAGAATGCGGAGCTCAGAGGAGAGACCAAATTCTATGACCGGGCAACCGGGAACCCCAATGCCAAGGACGATCCGTTCGCTCTGCATCTCGACCAGAACGAGAACCTGAAAGCGATGTACCTGGATGCCGAGCACGAGGACGGCTACCGCCGGGACCAAAGCGTATTCGGAGACGGCATCAACATCGAAGACACGATGGGTGTCATGGTCCGTTACAAGAACAAGGCGATTCTGACCTACTCGCTGAATGCCTACATGCCTTGGGAAGGGTACCGGATTGCGTTCAACGGAACCAAAGGCCGCATCGAGATGTCGATCGTGGAGCAGTCTTACGTTAACTCCGGTGGAGAAAAAGCTCTGGAGGGTGCCCTGAAAGGAAAAGCGATGAGGGTATTCCCAATGTTCGGAGCGCCTTATGAAGTAGAGGTCGAGGAAGGAAAAGGCGGCCATGGCGGCGGAGATCCCGTTCTCCTCAACGACATCTTCGGCACGCCGCTTGAAGACCGCTTCCACCGCGCGGCCGATCATATCGACGGCGCCCGGTCGATCCTGACCGGCATTGCGGCCAACCGGGCCATCCGCACCGGACTGCCCGTGCAGATCAAGGACCTCGTCAAGTTTCATTAG
- a CDS encoding GAF domain-containing sensor histidine kinase translates to MEGIHRENATFYSGIHDAAAHVIELLSRLLEVNTIFVASNDGVTNVIMNAFNRREELVKENDCLPFELSYCSLVLHNDSKPLLIPDTASSPLTSSMAVTQALGSRSFIGVPILLKNGTAYGTVCALDSTTYRFSETDITALQSMAVFLAHVIELENTVSELKKTEKKLKEANQAVEGSVQLKSNLLATIGSEIRAPITSIMGATDLLGETPLLPDQQEYIEIIQMSNHSLLSLVDNILYYSRLEAKDMKAEHEPFDLVSAVDTVIRDFQAEAAEKNIQLELATRFESLPVIVGDERKLRQALSNILRNALDFTSRGRIDVCARVLPNSGEPGSYLLKFEVRGGGIGILPDRLGDLFHLQSEPEQAGTEQNYSGAVINLAISKRLIELMGGSLQAEAASDRGATLTFVIPVREFTLDILSNDNELPEEERRCRR, encoded by the coding sequence TTGGAAGGAATTCACAGAGAGAATGCAACTTTCTATTCAGGCATCCATGATGCGGCGGCCCATGTCATAGAGCTATTAAGCCGCTTGCTTGAAGTCAATACCATCTTCGTGGCGAGCAATGACGGGGTAACCAATGTTATTATGAATGCGTTTAACCGCAGGGAAGAGCTGGTGAAGGAGAACGACTGCCTTCCTTTTGAACTGAGCTACTGCAGCCTTGTTCTTCATAACGACAGCAAGCCGCTTCTGATTCCCGACACGGCTTCGAGTCCCCTCACCTCCTCCATGGCGGTAACCCAGGCTCTCGGAAGCCGTTCTTTTATCGGGGTTCCGATCCTGCTCAAGAACGGGACCGCTTACGGGACGGTTTGCGCCCTGGACTCCACGACCTACCGTTTTTCGGAGACCGATATTACCGCCCTGCAATCAATGGCTGTCTTTCTGGCCCATGTCATCGAATTGGAGAATACGGTCTCGGAACTTAAGAAGACGGAGAAGAAGCTGAAGGAAGCGAACCAGGCCGTGGAAGGATCCGTCCAGTTAAAAAGCAACCTGCTGGCGACCATCGGTTCGGAAATCCGGGCCCCTATCACCAGTATTATGGGAGCCACGGACCTGCTGGGCGAGACTCCTCTTCTGCCTGATCAGCAGGAATACATTGAAATTATCCAGATGAGCAACCATTCTCTGCTTTCGCTGGTGGACAACATCCTATACTACAGCCGTCTGGAAGCGAAAGACATGAAAGCCGAGCATGAGCCCTTCGATCTTGTATCGGCCGTGGATACCGTCATCCGGGATTTTCAAGCAGAAGCCGCGGAGAAAAACATCCAGCTCGAGCTGGCCACACGCTTCGAAAGCTTGCCTGTCATCGTTGGAGATGAGCGAAAGCTTCGTCAGGCTTTGTCGAATATTTTACGCAATGCCCTGGACTTCACGAGCCGTGGAAGAATCGACGTTTGCGCCCGTGTTCTGCCGAACAGCGGCGAGCCCGGAAGCTATCTGCTGAAATTTGAAGTCCGGGGAGGGGGGATCGGCATCCTTCCCGATAGGCTCGGGGATCTGTTTCATCTCCAGTCGGAACCGGAGCAGGCGGGAACCGAGCAGAACTACTCCGGGGCCGTCATTAATCTGGCCATCAGCAAACGGCTTATCGAGCTGATGGGCGGGTCTCTCCAGGCGGAGGCCGCCTCCGATCGTGGAGCTACTCTTACCTTTGTCATCCCCGTCCGGGAATTCACACTGGACATCCTATCTAACGACAACGAGCTCCCTGAAGAAGAAAGGCGGTGCAGGCGTTGA
- a CDS encoding sensory rhodopsin transducer: protein MTMSKGHILWFIPDGYIPPESSGELESHESICVLNCYKEPARLSVTVYFEDRDPIENIEVTVPGRRTDHIRTSSLSRDGESIPKGVPYAMEVESDRPVIVQYSRLDSTQAENSLMTTMAFPG from the coding sequence ATGACCATGAGCAAAGGACACATCCTCTGGTTCATCCCAGACGGCTACATTCCCCCGGAGAGCTCCGGGGAGCTCGAAAGCCACGAGTCCATCTGTGTACTGAATTGTTATAAGGAACCCGCCCGATTGTCCGTCACCGTTTATTTCGAGGACCGGGATCCGATCGAAAACATAGAAGTGACGGTTCCTGGACGACGGACCGACCATATCCGCACGTCGTCGCTGTCCCGGGACGGCGAGTCCATCCCGAAAGGCGTCCCCTACGCCATGGAGGTGGAAAGCGACCGGCCGGTGATCGTTCAGTACAGCCGGCTCGATTCCACCCAGGCGGAGAACAGCCTGATGACCACGATGGCCTTTCCGGGCTAG